The Desulfovibrio subterraneus genome has a segment encoding these proteins:
- a CDS encoding YbhB/YbcL family Raf kinase inhibitor-like protein — MRITLLSTCLALLLSASAALASDFTLSSPDMTEGGMLSAVQVYKGFGCDGDNRSPALNWTAPPAGTRSFALTVYDPDAPTGSGWWHWVVFNIQATERALPAGAGAADGKALPAGVVQSRTDFGTPGFGGACPPSGDAAHRYIFTLHALDTEQLDLPQDASAAMVGFMLGQHTIAKATLTARYGR; from the coding sequence ATGCGTATCACACTGCTTTCCACCTGTCTGGCCCTGCTGCTTTCGGCATCGGCGGCCCTTGCCTCTGATTTCACCCTTTCCAGCCCTGACATGACCGAAGGCGGCATGCTCTCCGCCGTACAGGTGTATAAGGGCTTCGGCTGCGACGGTGACAACCGTTCGCCCGCACTCAACTGGACAGCCCCGCCCGCCGGCACCCGCAGTTTTGCCCTTACCGTCTACGATCCTGATGCGCCCACGGGCAGCGGCTGGTGGCACTGGGTGGTCTTCAATATTCAGGCAACGGAACGCGCCCTGCCTGCCGGAGCCGGTGCAGCGGACGGAAAAGCCCTGCCCGCAGGCGTTGTGCAGTCCCGTACGGATTTCGGGACTCCCGGATTCGGCGGAGCCTGTCCGCCTTCAGGTGACGCCGCCCACCGTTATATATTCACCCTGCACGCGCTGGACACGGAACAGCTTGATCTGCCGCAGGATGCCTCTGCGGCCATGGTCGGTTTCATGCTGGGGCAGCACACCATCGCCAAGGCCACGTTGACCGCGCGGTATGGCCGGTAG
- a CDS encoding helix-turn-helix domain-containing protein produces the protein MLASLMERLEWVPASSQSAAGLTVNAYTTVHAVQRHRLHSVMVSGACAVLVLQGEKVLSTGQASSVFPAGSMFMLPPRIPFSVENHPDSVSGRYMALCLAFGEEQLARAAGLPCAASDSATVTVTDSLRVRVDTPLIGSIAHFLDMAHQCPAEQTVLSLCLETVLTLIAARSTCLPSIWDKAATWSARCAFMVGMDPARKWDVAGIARHLAVSDRTLRRRLEAEGTSLRTVLRDVRLNSALSLLQTNAGSVGEVAARCGYDSPSRFAVLFRERFGLAPAEVLRLNAANGAHLSVTGRQMAVS, from the coding sequence ATGCTTGCCTCTCTCATGGAACGGCTGGAGTGGGTTCCGGCCTCTTCGCAATCAGCCGCCGGGTTGACCGTCAACGCCTACACCACCGTCCATGCCGTGCAGCGGCACCGGCTGCACTCCGTCATGGTTTCCGGTGCCTGCGCTGTTCTGGTGCTGCAGGGAGAAAAGGTGCTTTCCACAGGGCAGGCAAGCTCTGTCTTTCCTGCAGGAAGCATGTTCATGCTGCCGCCCCGCATTCCGTTCAGCGTGGAAAACCATCCCGACAGCGTTTCCGGCCGGTACATGGCCCTGTGCCTTGCGTTCGGTGAAGAGCAACTGGCGCGGGCGGCTGGTCTGCCTTGCGCAGCATCCGATTCCGCTACCGTAACGGTGACCGATAGCCTGCGGGTGCGGGTCGATACCCCGCTCATCGGCTCCATTGCGCATTTTCTGGATATGGCGCACCAGTGTCCCGCCGAGCAGACCGTGCTTTCTCTCTGCCTTGAAACGGTGCTCACGCTCATTGCCGCGCGCAGCACCTGCCTGCCTTCCATCTGGGACAAGGCCGCAACATGGAGCGCGCGCTGCGCCTTCATGGTGGGCATGGACCCCGCCCGCAAGTGGGACGTGGCAGGCATTGCCCGGCATCTGGCCGTGAGCGACCGCACCCTGCGCAGACGGCTTGAGGCGGAAGGCACCAGCCTGCGGACCGTGCTGCGTGATGTGCGCCTGAACTCGGCGCTTTCCCTGCTGCAGACCAACGCGGGCAGTGTGGGTGAGGTGGCGGCACGGTGCGGTTACGATTCACCCTCCCGCTTTGCCGTGCTGTTCAGGGAACGGTTCGGGCTGGCACCGGCCGAGGTACTCCGGCTCAATGCGGCAAACGGAGCGCATTTGTCCGTTACGGGACGGCAAATGGCCGTTTCGTGA
- a CDS encoding molecular chaperone TorD family protein, whose amino-acid sequence MSEPTTGVALAALRDFFSARNAEELRAAAGGIAVCFQQPLDAATDWREVEYDFNRLFVGPLAIPAPPYASAYQTEPQLMGPPALAVRAAYRQLGLAVPDEGSTPDDHLAYELDAVSACDTMLAHDFSRTADTVSPRTVSKVREWLVNEHLSGWVPLFVQAVNAQQGVSQPVAMAVSALEQWLAGAKGALPADNEGLIHLTDR is encoded by the coding sequence ATGTCAGAACCGACAACCGGCGTGGCCTTGGCCGCGCTGCGAGATTTCTTTTCCGCCCGTAATGCGGAAGAGCTGCGAGCCGCAGCAGGCGGTATCGCCGTATGTTTTCAACAACCACTGGATGCAGCAACAGACTGGCGGGAAGTTGAATACGACTTCAACCGGCTCTTTGTAGGCCCCCTCGCCATCCCCGCACCGCCCTACGCATCCGCCTACCAGACAGAACCCCAGCTCATGGGACCACCCGCCCTTGCCGTGCGCGCAGCATACAGGCAGCTGGGCCTTGCCGTGCCTGATGAAGGCTCAACCCCCGACGACCATCTGGCCTATGAGCTGGATGCCGTTTCCGCGTGCGACACCATGCTCGCGCACGATTTCTCCCGAACAGCAGACACCGTTTCTCCCCGGACGGTGAGCAAGGTCAGGGAATGGCTGGTCAATGAACATCTATCCGGCTGGGTACCTCTGTTCGTGCAGGCGGTAAACGCACAGCAGGGTGTATCGCAACCCGTGGCAATGGCCGTCTCTGCCCTTGAACAATGGCTGGCAGGCGCAAAGGGCGCTCTGCCTGCGGATAACGAAGGACTCATCCACCTTACGGACAGATAG
- a CDS encoding molybdopterin-dependent oxidoreductase: MTTKKSTLSRRRFLQGMSAAGAAAMLPCGLLVPAGANAAPFNAADYQVFRNACPRNCYDTCSIKTYVKDGVVQFIEGAPESTFTNGGLCVKGYTYGHRIYSPDRIKYPMVQDGRRSGKWRRVTWDEAMDRIARKILELKEKDGSLLGLGLTKYSGNFGITNYGVEGMMSSLGYTTRFVGTPCWPAGIDAQNYDLGNMWCNDPEDMVKAKYIILWGANPAWCSVHSMKYVMEAKRRGAKVVVVDPVFTQTAAKGDVFWQPNVSSDGALALGMARHILDLGLVDEDFVKNHSVGYEEFAAYLRQNVTVEWASELSGIPAQEIREVAEEFATAKPATVWIGYGMQRHTNGGASVRALDALVAMTGNVGKEGGGARYGHLQTWGFNYHAMIQKQPEGSVGFVGGAAKGEFDFTSGSGNSYSDRTVNINKTAQSILDAKDPALKMLWVSCKNPLAQDFDRNKLEKAFDSLDLVVTVDQFFNETVANSDIVLPVTTLFEEWTVNVSYWHYWLGLNEQAVKPMYETKSNIEIAAALSKKMNELSPGSCTFPQEIDTREWLEKEFNQGVYDLFGIKHWTDLKNGPVKARLTSSAAWNELKFATPSGKYEFKSELCEQNGHKALPEYKEGRKGYDKFRLLTPHTKFGLHSQFVNLDWMHEYNKEPYVYMHPQAAAEKGIRDLDMVRVFNKVGEQKVRVKLTNNVARDCLLMYEAWFGKGFDFNVQNLVDDESADMGAFKAGAPGVAIHGQFADIERA, from the coding sequence ATGACAACGAAGAAAAGCACGCTCAGCAGAAGACGGTTCCTGCAGGGCATGAGCGCTGCGGGCGCTGCCGCGATGCTGCCGTGCGGGCTGCTGGTGCCTGCCGGAGCAAACGCCGCGCCGTTCAATGCGGCCGACTATCAGGTCTTTCGTAACGCGTGCCCCAGAAACTGTTACGACACGTGCAGCATCAAAACCTATGTGAAGGACGGTGTGGTGCAGTTTATCGAAGGCGCACCGGAGTCCACCTTCACCAACGGCGGGCTGTGCGTGAAAGGCTATACCTATGGCCACCGCATCTACAGCCCCGACCGCATCAAGTACCCCATGGTGCAGGACGGCCGCCGCAGCGGCAAATGGCGCCGCGTGACATGGGACGAAGCCATGGACCGCATCGCCCGCAAGATTCTTGAACTCAAAGAAAAGGACGGCAGCCTGCTCGGGCTGGGCCTGACCAAATATTCCGGCAACTTCGGCATTACCAACTACGGTGTCGAGGGCATGATGTCCTCGCTCGGCTACACCACCCGTTTTGTGGGCACTCCGTGCTGGCCCGCAGGCATAGACGCCCAGAACTACGATCTTGGCAACATGTGGTGCAACGACCCCGAAGACATGGTGAAGGCCAAGTACATCATCCTCTGGGGCGCAAACCCCGCGTGGTGTTCCGTGCATTCCATGAAATACGTCATGGAAGCCAAACGCCGCGGTGCCAAGGTGGTGGTCGTGGACCCCGTGTTCACCCAGACGGCGGCCAAGGGCGATGTCTTCTGGCAGCCCAATGTCTCCAGCGACGGCGCGCTTGCACTGGGCATGGCGCGGCACATTCTGGACCTGGGACTTGTGGACGAGGATTTCGTGAAGAACCACAGTGTGGGCTACGAAGAATTCGCCGCCTACCTGCGCCAGAACGTGACTGTTGAATGGGCCTCTGAACTGTCCGGCATCCCGGCGCAGGAAATCCGCGAAGTGGCGGAAGAATTCGCCACGGCCAAGCCTGCCACGGTCTGGATAGGGTACGGCATGCAGCGCCACACCAACGGCGGAGCATCTGTCCGCGCACTGGACGCACTGGTGGCCATGACCGGCAACGTCGGCAAGGAAGGCGGCGGCGCACGCTACGGCCACCTGCAGACATGGGGCTTCAACTACCACGCCATGATCCAGAAGCAGCCCGAAGGTTCCGTGGGCTTTGTCGGCGGTGCAGCCAAGGGTGAATTCGACTTCACCTCCGGCAGCGGCAACAGCTATTCCGACCGCACGGTCAACATCAACAAGACCGCACAGTCCATTCTGGACGCCAAAGACCCCGCCCTGAAAATGCTGTGGGTCTCGTGCAAGAACCCCCTTGCGCAGGACTTCGACCGTAACAAGCTGGAAAAGGCCTTCGACTCGCTTGATCTGGTTGTCACGGTAGATCAGTTCTTCAACGAAACCGTGGCCAACTCGGATATCGTGCTGCCCGTGACCACCCTTTTCGAGGAGTGGACCGTGAACGTCTCGTACTGGCATTACTGGCTCGGCCTCAACGAGCAGGCCGTCAAACCCATGTACGAAACCAAGTCCAATATCGAGATCGCCGCAGCACTTTCAAAAAAGATGAATGAGCTGTCGCCCGGTTCCTGCACCTTCCCGCAGGAAATAGACACGCGGGAATGGCTGGAAAAGGAATTCAACCAGGGCGTGTATGACCTCTTCGGCATCAAGCACTGGACCGACCTGAAGAACGGCCCCGTAAAGGCCCGACTTACCTCTTCGGCCGCATGGAACGAACTGAAGTTCGCCACGCCTTCGGGCAAGTACGAGTTCAAGTCCGAGCTGTGCGAGCAGAACGGTCACAAGGCGCTGCCCGAATACAAGGAAGGCCGCAAGGGATACGACAAATTCCGCCTGCTCACACCGCACACCAAGTTCGGCCTGCACTCCCAGTTCGTCAATCTGGACTGGATGCACGAATACAACAAGGAACCCTACGTCTACATGCATCCGCAGGCAGCCGCCGAAAAGGGCATACGCGATCTGGACATGGTGCGCGTGTTCAACAAGGTGGGCGAGCAGAAGGTGCGCGTGAAGCTGACCAATAACGTGGCCAGAGACTGCCTGCTCATGTACGAAGCATGGTTCGGCAAGGGATTCGACTTCAACGTGCAGAACCTTGTGGATGACGAATCCGCCGACATGGGCGCGTTCAAGGCCGGAGCCCCCGGCGTGGCCATTCATGGACAGTTTGCCGACATCGAAAGGGCTTAA
- a CDS encoding AAA family ATPase produces the protein MTRQPAVAKEVAANRQSRLNIPTKLYGRENTIDAMVSAFESVCEGAGLLMLVPGYSGVGKTSLVQQLRTPTSRRNGFFCQGKFNQFQQGVPYFAIQQALTDLLYQLLREEESRKNEWRQKILEAVGNLGQLLIDLSPRFEALIGPQPQVANINPMEARHRFSDLFRNIIKVFCKPDHPLVLFIDDWQWADQASLELLKTLGIGRDLNYILVVAAYRNNEIHESHPFAAVLSELNILGTPALSLEVKPLSFENVAQFVKDALPPSVIKFDGLARIVHDRTRGNPFFMHAFLEFIHDNGLLQYDPAKSAWRWSGSRKDTEAFPEDVVSLFAKRFRQYAPAKQKLLFQAASLGNVFELARLSMVSGHEQQICLELLRTEVQKGLLVPLSTDFPAQNHGELPTHVRFIHDRVQQAAYSLVPETERPAEKLAIGRILLKRLDHTALADHLFEITRHMNAGKHLLTDPAERILLLQLNVRAARKAKAASAFNAALEFHREAGELLDDRNTADKAWKKHHEETMALYLEWAETEFLEGDQPSSVQHIKTAMDHAATPLERAEAQRVLIVQYTLQAHYPDAIAAGRNGLEALGIFLPHDDYETMRDKEIRQVREHIGRKSVASFFDKPVMSHPEMSKATQLLITMGPPCYRSHQRLWSVLVPKVVNLVLKYGNMPEVGYSHTALAGLLIWVKNDFALAREFSDLASNLMTRMFQSPSDRSVFHLMIGSSARHWFHHMSRSSQDYADAYEIGSRFGNLQYAAYAFGHDMYCRFFQGTPLLRLRKEIEHSLNFSRTRRNQWAIDLLEGGCRIIDELTNETTTGSRNWERNYLHSVDSHDNIQVACIYNVLRSFMLFLSGDHQKALQYSDMADETIYSVGVQGLLPWPEHLLIRFMILASLQGSVKAKDRHLRLPEMEAILERLRVWAQHCPENYAFKLSLAEAEMARLANLHGDATVHYEHAIEEAQKGGFIQWQGVANERAARFWEELGLSMNAVIYWQQAYTCFDSWNAYYKTSLMEKRFQDRILKAFPVANDSRQAQRVKDIRDSLLTKRLELLRSREIHQEEHSKRRDAEQQAQELAQAMTRLREEVANRKILEGKYRESLTLLNATGRMARVGGWKLYTDSDRLEWSEQVYDIHEVAPDYVPSAATGIQFYHPDDVPVLVAAIDASREHGTPFDLELRLTTAKGNELWVRTTCQPESRNGKVFCLHGAFQDITERKQFELSLRKAKDDADAASRAKSMFLANMSHEIRTPINGITGMLQLMQKTDLDAEQAEYTTAALQSTRRLTQLLSDILDLSRVEAGRLELAFMPFRFADMATSISQLFEPVASQKRLQFKVTLDGDMPPILVGDMLRIQQILNNLVGNAIKFTNSGHVLLEACFIPATYGTTPRLLFSVSDTGIGISGSILDKLFESFTQAEGDHTRQFQGAGLGLAITRELVNLMHGTVYVESHPNRGTEFHVSIPCSVASADMLDAPAEMQEAPSSTLRILLAEDDKVSQLTIIRMLEKMGHMVRCAENGKMALNLLAEESFDLVFMDVQMPVMDGVEATRNIRRGAAGTDVKDIPIIAMTAYTMSGDRESFLAAGMSGYISKPVEFGELEDWLGQLR, from the coding sequence TTGACAAGACAACCTGCAGTTGCAAAAGAAGTGGCGGCCAACCGGCAGAGCCGGTTGAACATTCCCACCAAGCTCTACGGGCGCGAGAACACCATTGATGCGATGGTCAGCGCCTTTGAAAGTGTGTGCGAAGGCGCGGGCCTGCTCATGCTCGTGCCGGGCTATTCCGGTGTGGGCAAAACATCTCTCGTGCAGCAGCTCAGAACACCAACCTCCCGCCGCAACGGCTTTTTTTGTCAGGGCAAGTTCAACCAGTTTCAGCAGGGAGTACCCTACTTTGCCATCCAGCAGGCTTTGACGGATCTGCTCTATCAGCTTCTCCGCGAGGAAGAATCCCGCAAAAACGAATGGCGGCAGAAGATTCTGGAAGCCGTGGGCAACCTCGGACAGCTGCTCATAGACCTTTCCCCGAGATTCGAAGCACTCATCGGCCCGCAGCCGCAGGTTGCAAACATAAACCCCATGGAAGCGCGCCACCGCTTCTCCGACCTGTTCAGAAACATCATCAAGGTCTTCTGCAAACCGGACCATCCCCTTGTCCTGTTCATAGACGACTGGCAGTGGGCGGATCAGGCCTCCCTTGAACTGCTCAAGACTCTCGGCATAGGCAGGGACCTGAACTATATTCTTGTTGTTGCAGCCTACCGCAACAACGAGATTCATGAATCCCACCCCTTTGCGGCCGTGCTCAGCGAACTGAACATACTGGGAACCCCGGCCTTATCGCTGGAAGTAAAACCCCTTTCCTTTGAAAACGTTGCGCAGTTCGTCAAAGACGCATTGCCGCCTTCTGTCATCAAGTTCGACGGGCTTGCCCGCATAGTCCATGACCGGACACGGGGAAATCCCTTCTTCATGCACGCCTTTCTGGAGTTCATCCATGACAACGGGCTGTTGCAGTACGATCCGGCAAAATCGGCATGGCGGTGGAGCGGCAGCAGAAAGGATACGGAAGCATTCCCGGAAGATGTAGTCTCACTCTTTGCCAAGCGGTTCCGCCAGTACGCTCCCGCCAAACAGAAACTGTTGTTTCAGGCGGCAAGCCTTGGCAACGTCTTCGAACTGGCGCGGCTGAGCATGGTGAGCGGTCATGAGCAGCAGATCTGCCTTGAGCTTCTGCGCACCGAGGTGCAAAAGGGGTTACTTGTTCCACTGAGCACCGATTTTCCTGCACAAAACCACGGAGAGCTGCCCACGCATGTGCGCTTCATCCATGACCGCGTGCAGCAGGCGGCATACAGCCTTGTCCCTGAAACCGAACGGCCTGCCGAAAAGCTTGCCATAGGCAGAATACTGCTCAAACGGCTCGACCATACTGCTCTTGCCGACCATCTCTTCGAAATCACACGGCACATGAATGCGGGCAAACACCTGCTTACCGATCCCGCAGAGCGTATTCTGCTTCTGCAGCTGAATGTCCGTGCGGCCCGCAAGGCCAAAGCCGCCTCCGCCTTCAACGCCGCTCTCGAATTTCACAGGGAAGCAGGGGAACTGCTGGATGACCGGAACACGGCGGACAAGGCATGGAAGAAACACCATGAAGAAACCATGGCGCTGTATCTGGAATGGGCTGAAACGGAATTTCTTGAAGGAGACCAGCCCAGCTCGGTGCAGCATATCAAAACAGCCATGGACCACGCCGCAACTCCGCTCGAACGGGCCGAAGCCCAGCGGGTGCTCATTGTGCAGTACACCCTGCAGGCGCATTATCCGGATGCCATTGCCGCAGGCCGCAACGGGCTTGAAGCCCTTGGCATCTTCCTGCCCCACGATGATTACGAAACCATGCGCGACAAGGAAATACGGCAGGTGCGGGAGCACATCGGCAGAAAGTCCGTCGCCTCGTTTTTCGACAAGCCCGTCATGAGCCACCCTGAAATGAGCAAGGCGACACAGTTGCTCATCACCATGGGACCGCCGTGCTACCGTTCGCACCAGCGACTATGGTCGGTGCTCGTCCCCAAGGTGGTGAACCTTGTGCTCAAATACGGCAACATGCCGGAAGTGGGCTACAGCCACACCGCACTCGCCGGACTGCTCATCTGGGTGAAAAACGACTTCGCTCTGGCACGGGAGTTTTCCGATCTTGCCTCAAACCTCATGACACGCATGTTCCAATCGCCATCCGACAGGAGCGTCTTCCATCTCATGATCGGCAGTTCAGCCCGTCATTGGTTCCACCATATGAGCCGCTCCAGCCAGGATTATGCAGATGCTTATGAGATCGGTTCGCGCTTCGGCAACCTGCAATATGCCGCCTATGCCTTCGGGCACGACATGTATTGCCGCTTCTTTCAGGGTACGCCGCTGCTCAGGCTGCGCAAGGAAATAGAACATTCCCTCAATTTCAGCCGCACCCGCCGCAACCAGTGGGCCATAGACCTGCTGGAAGGCGGCTGCCGCATCATAGACGAGCTGACAAACGAAACCACGACAGGCAGCCGCAATTGGGAAAGGAACTATCTGCACAGCGTGGACAGCCACGACAACATTCAGGTTGCCTGCATTTACAATGTGCTGCGCTCCTTCATGCTCTTCCTTTCCGGCGACCATCAGAAGGCCCTGCAGTATTCGGACATGGCGGACGAAACCATCTACTCGGTAGGTGTGCAGGGGCTGCTCCCGTGGCCCGAACACCTGCTCATCCGGTTCATGATCCTTGCCTCGCTGCAGGGTAGTGTCAAAGCAAAAGATAGGCACCTCAGACTGCCCGAAATGGAAGCCATTCTGGAGCGCCTGCGGGTCTGGGCGCAACACTGCCCCGAGAACTACGCATTCAAACTCAGTCTGGCCGAGGCAGAAATGGCGCGCCTTGCCAATCTCCACGGCGACGCCACCGTGCACTACGAGCATGCCATAGAAGAGGCGCAGAAAGGCGGTTTTATCCAGTGGCAGGGCGTTGCGAACGAACGGGCGGCCCGGTTCTGGGAAGAACTCGGACTGAGCATGAATGCCGTCATCTACTGGCAGCAGGCATACACCTGTTTTGACAGCTGGAATGCCTACTACAAGACCTCCCTGATGGAAAAACGCTTTCAGGACAGAATACTCAAGGCTTTTCCTGTGGCGAACGACAGCAGGCAGGCCCAGCGGGTCAAGGACATCCGCGACTCACTGCTGACAAAACGGCTGGAACTTCTGCGCTCCCGCGAAATACATCAGGAGGAGCACTCGAAACGGCGGGATGCGGAACAGCAGGCCCAAGAACTGGCACAGGCCATGACGCGACTCAGAGAAGAGGTAGCCAACCGCAAGATTCTGGAAGGCAAATATCGTGAAAGCCTGACTCTTCTGAACGCCACGGGCAGAATGGCCAGAGTGGGCGGGTGGAAGCTGTATACCGATTCCGACCGGCTGGAATGGAGCGAGCAGGTATACGATATTCATGAGGTCGCCCCGGACTACGTGCCCTCTGCGGCAACGGGCATTCAATTCTACCATCCGGATGACGTTCCCGTTCTTGTCGCCGCCATAGATGCATCGAGGGAACACGGCACGCCCTTTGATCTGGAGCTGCGCCTCACCACGGCAAAAGGGAACGAACTCTGGGTGCGCACCACCTGCCAGCCTGAATCGCGCAACGGCAAGGTTTTCTGCCTGCATGGGGCATTTCAGGACATTACGGAACGCAAGCAGTTCGAACTTTCCCTGCGCAAAGCCAAGGACGATGCCGATGCCGCCAGCCGGGCCAAATCCATGTTCCTTGCAAACATGAGCCATGAGATACGCACCCCGATAAATGGCATAACCGGCATGCTGCAACTGATGCAGAAAACCGACCTTGATGCGGAGCAGGCCGAATATACTACCGCCGCCCTGCAATCCACACGGCGCCTGACGCAACTGCTTTCCGACATCCTCGACCTGTCACGGGTAGAGGCAGGACGGCTGGAGCTTGCCTTCATGCCCTTCAGGTTTGCCGATATGGCCACTTCCATCTCTCAGCTTTTCGAACCGGTTGCCAGCCAGAAGAGGCTGCAGTTCAAGGTTACACTGGACGGGGATATGCCCCCCATTCTCGTCGGCGACATGCTGCGCATACAGCAGATACTGAACAACCTTGTCGGCAATGCCATCAAGTTCACCAATTCAGGCCATGTGCTGCTTGAAGCCTGCTTCATTCCGGCCACATACGGCACCACGCCGCGGCTGCTGTTCTCGGTTTCCGATACGGGCATAGGCATTTCGGGATCCATATTGGACAAGCTGTTCGAATCCTTCACACAGGCAGAGGGCGACCACACAAGACAGTTTCAGGGAGCCGGGCTTGGGCTTGCCATTACCCGCGAGCTGGTCAACCTCATGCACGGCACGGTCTATGTGGAAAGCCATCCGAACAGGGGAACGGAGTTTCATGTCTCCATCCCCTGCAGTGTGGCCTCGGCCGACATGCTCGACGCCCCCGCAGAGATGCAGGAAGCCCCATCCTCCACACTACGCATTCTTCTGGCAGAAGACGACAAGGTCAGCCAGCTTACCATTATCCGCATGCTCGAAAAGATGGGCCATATGGTCCGCTGTGCCGAGAACGGAAAAATGGCTCTGAATCTGCTGGCGGAAGAATCCTTCGACCTCGTTTTCATGGATGTGCAGATGCCTGTGATGGACGGGGTGGAAGCCACCAGAAACATCCGCAGAGGTGCAGCGGGTACGGATGTAAAAGACATACCCATCATCGCCATGACAGCATACACCATGTCCGGCGACAGGGAATCGTTCCTTGCCGCAGGCATGTCAGGCTACATATCCAAACCGGTGGAATTCGGCGAACTTGAAGATTGGCTGGGGCAACTCCGCTAA
- a CDS encoding dimethyl sulfoxide reductase anchor subunit family protein yields MQSMELPLVLFTVLSQAAIGLTFMKVAQLVTGTVDNKDSHREWRMIAGLMLVGLIASIFHLGHPFEAPTALRHLDKAWLSREVLFSGAFAGLALLGFFLSGRASRPALSWAGAALGLVAVLSAGMTYAPPALPALNNALPAAFFLITSVLLGAGFASWFAGDKSRKMLSRIFTVTLFVALVLNLVVPCVWLSGSTVMSMTGTAWLASPFYWIHLAVLAIALLVNGRTAYMPIWLPPFVLFGELVGRAGFFTDTIHTAANMGGLY; encoded by the coding sequence ATGCAATCCATGGAACTTCCGCTCGTTCTGTTCACGGTATTGTCGCAGGCAGCCATTGGCCTCACCTTCATGAAGGTTGCGCAGCTCGTGACAGGCACCGTCGACAACAAAGACAGCCACAGGGAATGGCGCATGATCGCGGGCCTCATGCTGGTCGGCCTCATCGCCTCCATTTTCCATCTCGGCCATCCGTTCGAGGCCCCCACAGCCCTGCGTCATCTGGACAAGGCATGGCTCAGCCGCGAAGTGCTGTTCTCCGGCGCATTTGCGGGCCTTGCCCTGCTGGGCTTCTTCCTCAGCGGCAGAGCCAGCCGCCCCGCTCTCAGCTGGGCCGGTGCCGCGCTCGGGCTTGTGGCCGTGCTCTCGGCAGGCATGACCTATGCGCCCCCGGCCCTGCCTGCCCTGAACAATGCCCTGCCCGCCGCCTTTTTTCTCATCACGTCCGTGTTGCTGGGTGCCGGATTTGCAAGCTGGTTTGCGGGTGACAAAAGCAGAAAGATGCTCTCACGCATCTTCACCGTAACACTGTTTGTGGCGCTGGTGCTCAATCTGGTGGTGCCGTGCGTGTGGCTTTCCGGCAGCACGGTGATGAGCATGACAGGTACGGCGTGGCTTGCATCGCCCTTCTACTGGATTCATCTGGCGGTGCTGGCAATCGCCCTGCTGGTGAACGGCAGAACAGCCTACATGCCCATCTGGCTGCCGCCGTTCGTCCTGTTCGGTGAGCTTGTGGGCCGTGCCGGATTCTTTACAGACACCATACACACCGCAGCAAACATGGGTGGCCTGTACTAA
- a CDS encoding 4Fe-4S dicluster domain-containing protein has translation MQKQYAFLVDAERCIGCFTCAMACRNYYHQEKGVVWRQVYPLSEEIYPHRERAFLSLACNHCEDPACLNVCPVKAYTKREEDGVVVHHQDRCIGCGNCIRSCPYGAPTFNPVEKRAEKCSLCHERLDAGLNPMCTQACPTGALTLVDLATLPETGQVQYPAGYPKMTRLNPSTRFILPKAPKIARR, from the coding sequence ATGCAAAAACAATACGCATTTCTGGTCGATGCCGAGCGATGCATCGGCTGTTTCACCTGTGCCATGGCCTGCCGCAACTACTACCATCAGGAAAAGGGTGTGGTGTGGCGTCAGGTCTATCCCCTGAGTGAAGAGATCTATCCCCACCGCGAAAGGGCGTTTCTGTCCCTTGCCTGCAACCACTGCGAAGATCCCGCCTGCCTCAACGTCTGCCCCGTAAAGGCATATACCAAGCGCGAGGAAGACGGCGTGGTGGTGCACCATCAGGACCGGTGCATAGGCTGCGGCAACTGCATACGCTCCTGTCCGTACGGCGCCCCCACCTTCAACCCCGTTGAAAAGCGGGCCGAGAAGTGCAGCCTGTGCCACGAGCGGCTGGACGCGGGACTCAACCCCATGTGCACGCAGGCCTGTCCCACCGGAGCGCTCACGCTGGTGGATCTGGCAACCCTGCCCGAGACGGGACAGGTGCAATACCCGGCGGGCTATCCCAAGATGACGCGGCTGAACCCCTCCACGCGGTTCATCCTTCCCAAGGCCCCCAAGATAGCGAGGAGATAG